From the genome of Carassius gibelio isolate Cgi1373 ecotype wild population from Czech Republic chromosome A16, carGib1.2-hapl.c, whole genome shotgun sequence, one region includes:
- the LOC128030866 gene encoding protein O-linked-mannose beta-1,4-N-acetylglucosaminyltransferase 2-like isoform X2, with protein MLPNLGPRRFQPALLDLSSVEDHNTQYFNFLELPAAALKFMPKPVFVPDVTLILNRFNPDNLMHIFHDDLLPIYYTMQQYSDLDDEARLVFMEGWSEGAHFDLYRLLSSKQPLLKEQLKTFGKLMCFTKSYVGLSKMTTWYQYGFVQPQGPKANILISGNEIRQFASFLKERLNITKQEGDDYIVVFKRTTNRLILNEAELLLALAQEFQIRTVTVSLEEQSFDSIIQMISGATMLVSMHGAQMITSMFLPRGAAVVELFPYAVNPEQYTPYKTLASLPGMDLQYVAWRNTIEENTVTYPERPWDQGGIVHLEKEEQERILASKEVPRHLCCRNPEWLFRIYQDTTVDIASFLDVLRQTLKKPNLKKAKVASTVHPGRVREPKCQTSVQASNEAKLSVSWQIPWNLKYLKVKEVKYEVWIQEQGENTYMPYILPHQNYTFSENIKPFTTYLVWVRCIFNKNLLGPFADVLMCKT; from the coding sequence ATGCTGCCCAACCTTGGCCCTCGGCGTTTCCAGCCCGCCTTGCTGGACCTCTCATCTGTAGAAGACCACAACACTCAATACTTTAACTTTCTCGAGCTCCCGGCAGCGGCTCTGAAGTTCATGCCGAAACCTGTGTTTGTGCCCGATGTCACGCTAATTCTGAACCGTTTTAACCCAGACAACCTCATGCACATTTTCCATGACGATCTTTTGCCCATCTACTACACCATGCAGCAATATTCAGACTTGGATGATGAAGCCAGGCTCGTCTTCATGGAGGGTTGGAGTGAAGGGGCTCACTTCGATCTCTACCGCTTGCTCAGCAGTAAGCAACCACTTCTTAAGGAGCAGTTGAAGACCTTTGGCAAACTCATGTGCTTCACCAAGTCCTACGTGGGACTGTCAAAGATGACAACATGGTACCAATATGGCTTTGTGCAACCACAAGGACCCAAAGCCAACATTTTGATTTCAGGTAACGAGATCCGCCAGTTTGCTTCATTTTTGAAGGAGAGGCTTAACATCACGAAACAGGAGGGTGATGACTACATTGTGGTTTTTAAGCGTACCACTAACAGGCTCATTCTCAATGAAGCAGAACTTCTTCTGGCTTTAGCCCAAGAGTTTCAGATACGGACTGTCACTGTGTCTTTAGAGGAGCAGTCGTTTGATAGCATTATCCAAATGATTAGTGGGGCGACTATGTTGGTTAGCATGCACGGAGCCCAAATGATCACCTCCATGTTCTTGCCCCGTGGTGCTGCTGTGGTTGAGCTCTTCCCTTATGCTGTAAACCCAGAGCAGTACACTCCCTACAAAACCTTGGCTTCTTTACCTGGAATGGACCTTCAGTATGTTGCATGGAGAAATACCATTGAAGAGAACACTGTTACATATCCTGAACGCCCGTGGGATCAGGGTGGCATAGTCCACCTTGAGAAGGAGGAACAAGAACGTATCCTGGCCAGCAAGGAGGTGCCAAGACACCTTTGTTGTCGTAATCCAGAGTGGCTTTTTCGCATTTATCAGGACACTACTGTGGACATTGCCTCCTTTCTGGATGTGCTCAGACAAACTCTAAAAAAGCCTAATCTGAAAAAGGCCAAGGTGGCTAGCACTGTACATCCTGGTCGAGTCAGAGAGCCCAAGTGCCAGACGTCGGTACAGGCCTCCAATGAAGCAAAACTCTCTGTGTCCTGGCAGATCCCGTGGAACCTGAAGTATCTGAAGGTTAAAGAGGTAAAATATGAGGTGTGGATCCAGGAGCAAGGAGAGAACACATATATGCCTTACATTCTGCCCCATCAGAACTACACCTTCTCGGAAAACATCAAACCCTTTACCACATATTTAGTATGGGTGCGCTGTATCTTTAACAAGAATCTTTTGGGACCATTTGCAGATGTTCTTATGTGTAAAACTTGA
- the LOC128030866 gene encoding protein O-linked-mannose beta-1,4-N-acetylglucosaminyltransferase 2-like isoform X1: protein MRAIGCRMNLPAVLNGLLVSVVAALLWKYTRLIEHTSQLEEELHLTRQSQEFSQVRIDYHGALLALQEHGTRMVCTAKMHTDRICHFDYLCYCTEAEEFVFFHSNASVMLPNLGPRRFQPALLDLSSVEDHNTQYFNFLELPAAALKFMPKPVFVPDVTLILNRFNPDNLMHIFHDDLLPIYYTMQQYSDLDDEARLVFMEGWSEGAHFDLYRLLSSKQPLLKEQLKTFGKLMCFTKSYVGLSKMTTWYQYGFVQPQGPKANILISGNEIRQFASFLKERLNITKQEGDDYIVVFKRTTNRLILNEAELLLALAQEFQIRTVTVSLEEQSFDSIIQMISGATMLVSMHGAQMITSMFLPRGAAVVELFPYAVNPEQYTPYKTLASLPGMDLQYVAWRNTIEENTVTYPERPWDQGGIVHLEKEEQERILASKEVPRHLCCRNPEWLFRIYQDTTVDIASFLDVLRQTLKKPNLKKAKVASTVHPGRVREPKCQTSVQASNEAKLSVSWQIPWNLKYLKVKEVKYEVWIQEQGENTYMPYILPHQNYTFSENIKPFTTYLVWVRCIFNKNLLGPFADVLMCKT, encoded by the coding sequence ATGCGTGCTATTGGGTGTAGGATGAACCTGCCGGCTGTGCTGAATGGCCTGCTGGTGTCGGTGGTGGCAGCCTTGCTTTGGAAATACACTCGGCTGATTGAACACACATCACAGTTGGAAGAGGAGCTACATCTTACCCGCCAATCACAGGAATTCTCTCAGGTCCGTATTGACTACCACGGTGCCCTGTTAGCACTGCAAGAGCATGGCACCAGAATGGTCTGCACTGCCAAGATGCACACCGATCGTATCTGCCACTTTGACTACCTCTGCTACTGCACAGAGGCTGAGGAGTTTGTATTCTTCCACAGTAATGCCTCTGTGATGCTGCCCAACCTTGGCCCTCGGCGTTTCCAGCCCGCCTTGCTGGACCTCTCATCTGTAGAAGACCACAACACTCAATACTTTAACTTTCTCGAGCTCCCGGCAGCGGCTCTGAAGTTCATGCCGAAACCTGTGTTTGTGCCCGATGTCACGCTAATTCTGAACCGTTTTAACCCAGACAACCTCATGCACATTTTCCATGACGATCTTTTGCCCATCTACTACACCATGCAGCAATATTCAGACTTGGATGATGAAGCCAGGCTCGTCTTCATGGAGGGTTGGAGTGAAGGGGCTCACTTCGATCTCTACCGCTTGCTCAGCAGTAAGCAACCACTTCTTAAGGAGCAGTTGAAGACCTTTGGCAAACTCATGTGCTTCACCAAGTCCTACGTGGGACTGTCAAAGATGACAACATGGTACCAATATGGCTTTGTGCAACCACAAGGACCCAAAGCCAACATTTTGATTTCAGGTAACGAGATCCGCCAGTTTGCTTCATTTTTGAAGGAGAGGCTTAACATCACGAAACAGGAGGGTGATGACTACATTGTGGTTTTTAAGCGTACCACTAACAGGCTCATTCTCAATGAAGCAGAACTTCTTCTGGCTTTAGCCCAAGAGTTTCAGATACGGACTGTCACTGTGTCTTTAGAGGAGCAGTCGTTTGATAGCATTATCCAAATGATTAGTGGGGCGACTATGTTGGTTAGCATGCACGGAGCCCAAATGATCACCTCCATGTTCTTGCCCCGTGGTGCTGCTGTGGTTGAGCTCTTCCCTTATGCTGTAAACCCAGAGCAGTACACTCCCTACAAAACCTTGGCTTCTTTACCTGGAATGGACCTTCAGTATGTTGCATGGAGAAATACCATTGAAGAGAACACTGTTACATATCCTGAACGCCCGTGGGATCAGGGTGGCATAGTCCACCTTGAGAAGGAGGAACAAGAACGTATCCTGGCCAGCAAGGAGGTGCCAAGACACCTTTGTTGTCGTAATCCAGAGTGGCTTTTTCGCATTTATCAGGACACTACTGTGGACATTGCCTCCTTTCTGGATGTGCTCAGACAAACTCTAAAAAAGCCTAATCTGAAAAAGGCCAAGGTGGCTAGCACTGTACATCCTGGTCGAGTCAGAGAGCCCAAGTGCCAGACGTCGGTACAGGCCTCCAATGAAGCAAAACTCTCTGTGTCCTGGCAGATCCCGTGGAACCTGAAGTATCTGAAGGTTAAAGAGGTAAAATATGAGGTGTGGATCCAGGAGCAAGGAGAGAACACATATATGCCTTACATTCTGCCCCATCAGAACTACACCTTCTCGGAAAACATCAAACCCTTTACCACATATTTAGTATGGGTGCGCTGTATCTTTAACAAGAATCTTTTGGGACCATTTGCAGATGTTCTTATGTGTAAAACTTGA